Proteins from one Desmodus rotundus isolate HL8 chromosome 9, HLdesRot8A.1, whole genome shotgun sequence genomic window:
- the LOC128779315 gene encoding olfactory receptor 7A10, with protein sequence MDSGNITRVSEFLLLGLSEEPELQPLLFGLFLSMYLITVLGNLLIILAVSLDTHLHTPMYFFLSNLSMVDICFTSTTIPKMLVNIQTQSKAITYAGCITQMCFSLLFAVLDDILLTVMAYDRYVAICHPLHYMVIVNPRLCGLMLLVSWIISVLNSLLQCLMVLKLSFCPDLEIPHFFCELNQITQLACSDTFLNNIVIYFITVLLGSGPLAGILYSYSKILSSIWAIPSAQGKYKAFSTCASHLSVVLLFYCTSLAVYLSSAVTNSSQSSAIASVLYTVVTPMLNPFIYSLRNKDIKRALKRFFVVAGTQGTITWC encoded by the coding sequence ATGGATTCAGGGAACATCACAAGAGTGTCAGAATTTCTTCTCCTGGGACTGTCAGAGGAACCAGAACTGCAGCCTCTCCTATTTGGGCTCTTCCTCTCTatgtacctgatcactgtgttgggaaacctgctcatcatcctggctgTCAGCTTAGACACCCAcctccacacgcccatgtacttcttcctctctaaTCTGTCCATGGTAGACATCtgtttcacctccaccaccatcccaaagatgctgGTGAACATCCAGACACAGAGTAAAGCCATCACTTACGCAGGCTGCATCACTCAGATGTGTTTTTCCTTACTCTTTGCAGTGTTGGATGATATCCTCCTgactgtgatggcctatgaccgatatgtggccatctgtcaccccCTGCACTACATGGTCATCGTGAACCCCCGGCTCTGTGGACTGATGCTTCTGGTGTCCTGGATCATAAGTGTCCTGAATTCCCTGTTACAGTGCTTGATGGTGTTGAAGCTATCCTTCTGCCCAGACTTGgaaatcccccactttttctgtgaactcaacCAGATTACCCAACTTGCCTGTTCTGACACCTTTCTTAATAacattgtgatttattttataactgtgtTACTAGGTAGTGGTCCCCTGGCTGGGATCCTTTACTCTTACTCTAAGATACTGTCCTCCATATGGGCAATCCCATCAGCTCAGGGcaagtataaagcattttccacctgtgcatCTCACCTCTCAGTTGTCCTCTTATTTTACTGTACGAGCCTAGCAGTgtatctcagctctgctgttacCAACAGCTCACAGTCAAGTGCAATCGCCTCAGTATTGTACACCGTGGTCACACcaatgctgaaccccttcatctacagtctTAGGAACAAGGATATAAAAAGAGCTCTCAAAAGATTCTTTGTGGTGGCAGGTACACAAGGGACAATCACTTGGTGctga